One genomic region from Cryptococcus gattii WM276 chromosome C, complete sequence encodes:
- a CDS encoding cytoplasm protein, putative (Similar to TIGR gene model, INSD accession AAW42472.1~Putative GTP-binding protein PTD004 homolog): MPSRLLVTSLRSTRSSLIFNASTAVVFSLKPVTCFSFPQPPLKLFSTSFTPCAKLKKMAPKKKVVEEKKIRLGRPGNNLKVGIVGLPNVGKSSFFNTLSQTDLGKAANFPYATIDPEEARIPVPDERFDWLCSVYKPASKVPAFLTCIDIAGLTAGASTGAGLGNAFLSHVRAVDGIFQVVRAFDDAEVIHVEGDVDPLRDMQIISTELRLKDIEWVEKELDRLKKSSKNLGSVSLADKARKEEMATVEKILYTLVDENKDVRKGNWTSKEVEVINGLTLLTAKPITYLVNLSERDFVRKKNKWLPKIKAWIDENNPGDSLIPFSVALEERLVSMSDEEKAAEGEALGLGAKNPSALGKITTSGYASLDLIRYFTCGPDEVRAWTVRKGIKAPQAAGVIHSDFENKFVCGEIMSYDDLKEYGTEAAVKAAGKLRQQGKPYEIVDGDICYWKSGA; encoded by the exons ATGCCATCTCGCCTCCTTGTAACATCACTTAGATCAACAAGATCGTCGCTTATATTCAACGCCTCGACCGCTGTTGTATTCTCTCTCAAGCCAGTAACTTGTTTTTCGTTCCCACAACCTCCCCTTAAACTTTTCTCTACTTCTTTCACCCCTTGCGCAAAGTTAAAAAAGATGGCTcccaagaagaaggtcgttgaggagaagaaaatCAGGCTCGGTCGACCTGGTAACAACTTGAAG GTTGGTATTGTCGGTTTGCCCAACGTCGGCAAGtcctctttcttcaacACTCTTTCCCAAACGGATCTGGGTAAAGCCGCCAACTTCCCTTATGCTACCAT CGACCCTGAAGAGGCCCGTATTCCTGTCCCTGATGAGCGATTTGACTGGCTTTGCTCTGTTTACAAGCCTGCAAGCAAGGTCCCTGCCTTCCTCACTTGCATTGATATTGCCGGTTTGACTGCTGGTGCCTCTACTGGTGCCGGTCTTGGTAACGCCTTCTTGTCTCACGTTCGAGCTGTCGATGGTATCTTCCAAGTGGTCAGAGCATTTGATGATGCCGAAGTCATTCACGTCGAGGGTGACGTTGATCCTCTTCGAGATATGCAAATCATCAGTACCGAGTTACGGTTGAAGGATATTGAATGGGTAGAGAAGGAATTGGATAGGCTGAAGAAATCCAGCAAGAACTTGGGTAGCGTCAGTCTCGCTGACAAGGCCAGGAAGGAGGAAATG GCAACCGTTGAGAAGATCTTGTACACCTTGGTCGACGAGAATAAGGATGTCCGAAAAGGCAATTGGACTAGTAAGGAA GTTGAGGTAATCAACGGCCTTACTCTTCTCACAGCCAAGCCCATCACATACCTTGTGAATCTCTCTGAGCGAGACTTTGTGCGCAAGAAGAACAAGTGGCTCCCCAAGATCAAGGCTTGGATTGACGAGAACAACCCCGGAGACTCCCTTATTCCTTTTTCAGTTGCTCTTGAAGAGCGACTTGTTTCCATGTCTGATGAGGAAAAAGCTGCTGAGGGTGAAGCATTGGGCTTGGGTGCCAAGAACCCCAGTGCTTTGGGAAAGATCACAACTTCTGGTTACGCCAGTCTTGATTTGATCCGATATTTCACGTGTGGTCCTGACGAGGTCCGAGCATGGACCGTTCGAAAGGGTATTAAGGCTCCTCAAGCCGCGGGTGTCATTCA CTCCGACTTTGAGAACAAATTTGTTTGTGGCGAAATTATGTCTTACGATGACTTAAAGGAATACGGCACCGAAGCGGCCGTCAAGGCTGCTGGTAAGCTGAGGCAGCAGGGTAAGCCTTACGAGATCGTGGATGGTGATATTTGTTACTGGAAGTCTGGTGCGTAA